Sequence from the Sciurus carolinensis chromosome 1, mSciCar1.2, whole genome shotgun sequence genome:
ATTAGTTCACCATGtccataaattaaaataaacctgAGTTCAAAGTGGGATTTTGAAGTAACTACCAAGAGATCCTTTTTCCCAAATCAATTAAAAGTCATTAAGTGTACTATCATAGACAATTTATATCTTTTGGCTTTGTTGTGTCCTCTTGGAAGTTAATGCATGATATTTCCCCCTTCTCTTGAATTTTTTCCCATATAGTAAACTTTGATTCTTTTGCTCTCTCTGTATTCTTAATGCAACTGAGTTTAACAAGACTCTCATTTAATGGCTTTATTTCATAAAGGCCTTTATCAGTCCAAGACATCTCTGACTATAGCTTCTGTGATTGATGTCGACCTTATTCTGGGGAAACTGTTTTAATTACTACTGGCTTTGATATACCCAAGGGAGTACCAGATCTCATCACTATTAGTCTGAATAAATAACCTCTTAGATTTTCTAAGTAGGACATAGGAGGATATGTCTATCTAACTAAAAGAAACTGAAGGCTATGAAATAATCTACTGATTTGAGGAGTGTTCTCAGTGGCTGCTTGGGTGATCCTCTCAGCTATTAGAGACAACAACAGAGAATATAGCAGGGACTCAATGAACTGTTATAGGTTGATGAGTGGTGTGCGCTAaggtaaatttgtttttctttttaatttttaaaatttgttctaattagttgtacatgacagtagaatgcatttattcattttggtagatcatacataaatggaatgtaatctctcatttttctggttgtacatattgtaggatcacatcagtcatgcagtcatatatgtgcatgaggtgataatgtctgtttcactctaccatctttcctactccagtccccttcccctcccttcacttccctctaccttaTATacagtaactctgttcttccctatcagcccacttatggtgaattagcatctgcatatcagagaaaacatttggcctttgttttagggggattggcttatctcacctagcatgatattcttcaactccatccatttaccagcaaatgtcatcatttcattcttctttaaagctgagtagtattccatcattcatatatatatatgaatatatatatatatatatatgcacactatattttctttatccattcatctgttgaaggacacctaggttggttccatagtttagctattgtgagttgaactgaactgctataaacattatgtggctgcatcactgtagtatgctgattttaagtcctttgggtataaactgaggagtgggatagctgggtcaaatggtggttccattccaagttttctgaggaatctccatactgctttccataatggttgcaccattttacattcccaccggcaatgcatgagtgtaccttttcccctatatCTTCACGAACAtatattgttgtttgtattcttcataaatgccattctgattggagtgagatgaaatcttagagtagttttgatttgcatttctctaattcctatagatgtggagcattttttcatatatttgttaatcaatagtatttcttcttctatgaaataTCTGTTaattctttagcccatttattgattgggttatttggtttttttggtgttaagtgttttgagttcctTCTATATCCTAGAGactaatgctttatctgaggtgcatgtggtaaagattttctccaaatctgtaggctctctcttcacattattgattgtttcttttgctgagaagaagctttttagtttgaatccatcccatttattgatccttgatttaacttcttgtgctttaggagtcttgttaaggaagtcagatcctaggctgacatggtgaagatttgggtctactttttcttctaataggcacagggtctctgttctagtgcctaagtctgatccactgtgagttgagtttcacgTAGGGTGAAAgagaaaggtttaatttcattttgttacatgtggctttccatttttcccagcaccatttgttgaagaggctatcttttctccagtgaatatttttggcacctttgtctagtatgaggtaactgtatctatgtgggtttgtctctgagtcttctattctgtaccattggtctacatgtctgttttggtggcaataccatgctgtttttatcactatagctctgtagtatagtttgaggtctggtattgtgatgcctcctgctttgctttccctgctaaggattgctttggctattccttgtcccttatttttccaaatgaatttcatgattgatttttctagttctatgaagcatgtcattgggattttaatagaaatcgCATTCattttgtataatgcttttgatagtaaAGCCAGTATTCATTCTGCCTTTCCAGccgcatgggaggtctttctatcttctaagatcttcttcaatttctttctttagtgttctgagaacaatttcaagtaatgaaacttgtttttctttgggTGTTCTTATCTCTAGAGTGGAAGGACATTACTGGAAGTTCATGCTCTAGGTTCTAGTTCCagttctgctattttttttaattttattttaccactATTACCCTCAGTTCCTTTATCTAAAAAACAACAATCACCTCTTATCTCATGGGATCAGTGAATGGACAAATTGAAAACATATGTGAAAATGTTTTGCAAACTACTAGGTGATAAACAGGACTTACAAATACAGTGAAGTAGCCACTTAGCTCTTGGAGTGGCCAGAAAACACCATCTCGATCTACACACAAGCTTCACTTCTGCATCAGAAGTCCTGGACTGATGCTTCAGGCGCTCAACTTCCAAAGAGGCCCAAACATTCACAGTTCCCTTGGGCCAGAAGATGGAGGGCTATTAACAAAAGAGgttctatttaaaaattcaggGCTTCTTCACAGTTTCTCTGGAGGTTAGGGCTGGACTTAGGCATGCCACCATTCTGAAAGACCTTTTGTTTTCAACTTGGAAGATATTGTGATGATCAATACAGCTTCTTTCCAGTGCCACTTTAAGGTCCTCATgttcttttctcattcattttgtcTCAACATTTATGCACATGAATCCTTAACtaaaacagattatttttttttccttccatggcAGTCAGGATGAGCTAAGTCTATCTCTACGACTGCATTAGTCAGCCTTCCCATTGCTGTGAcataatacctgagaaaatcaacttaaaaggaggaaggagttggaaagatttattttggctcatggtttcagaggtttcagtgcatggtcaCTTGACCCTGTTGCCttgggcctatggtgaggcagaacatcatggcatagAATGTGCAGCAGAGGGATCTGCTTACCTCATGATGGCCAGGAAAGCAAACGAGAGAACGAGGAAAGGACTGAGGTCATAATATTCCCTTCAAAGACACACAATGACCTAAGTTCcttcccactaggtcccacctcctaaaggctccATCAAATCCCGATAGTGCCATAGGCTGGCAACCAACCCTTtaacacatggcctttggggacatttaagatctacaCCAAACAACCCCTGAATCTCACTGAATAACACATCAGTAAAACCGTCCTCACCCACCGCACCGGGCCAGTACAGGTGAGTAGAAGTGCTTTGCTCATCCTGGTTTCTTATGGACTCCATGACATAATGGTTGTATCCATCAGTATTTCCAGGGCAGAGTGAACATGGCAAGCCACAGGGTTTGTAAAGTTTCTGCTACTGATTTAAATGGGAGCAGGGAAATATAACCCTACTGTGTGCCTGAAAGGAGAATAGACATCTTTCTTAATTGGTTCTAACCACAGTCACAGCTCTTGTAGTTGCAAAACGACATCACTTCAAAAGCATCTACTTACTCTTACTCTTACTATTATGTGTCAAAGAGAAATAAGGTTTCATGGAGAATTAAGGCTGCCCATCAGTTGATGTTAAAATAGGGAGATGATCTTCAGTTACCCAGGTGGGCcacaagaaaatggaagaggaagggCAAGAGGAGAGTCAGAGGGAGAGAAGTGACACAGCTGGCTTTGAAGGTGCAGGTGACTGCCATGGTTTgtgtaagcacaaaaggacgGGAGGCAGACCTCGATGGAGTCAGAGAAGTCTTTATTCCTCTGTGGgggcccattttctggatgggaaaatggctgtcagttacagaggggattttggttttatagggtacagtgaTGTAATCTTGAGAGCCGTGTATGTGCAGTTTCGACTGTCAAGGGCTAGTTAAGAACAGGTTAAAGCTTTAATTTAGAAGAATAGTTGTAAAAAGATTGAAACTTgttgttgtctggggagataagagtccagcATGGAGGGATGAGCACTCAAATCTTGtccattggtatttgctgtgcttccatTTAGGATTAATTTGCGATGGGGGAAGTTCAAAGGTTAGGGtccagcattcagtatttgccactttcctttagggcccattgttattaggaaagggtaCACTGGGAGAGGTTAACGTTTGGCCAGTGTCCGCCCCTCCTCCCGAGCCTcgctgtccctccatttttcttgtgGAGCTGTCTTGCAGGAATATGATTTTCCATAACCCTCGAGTTTGGATGTGGGTTGTCCCCCAGTGGGGCAATGTTTAGGAGTGAtgaaacttttaagaggtgggtcctAGCAAGTCACTGGGGACTCTGCCCTCAAAAGGAACTGTCAGGGGACCCTGGCTAGTTCTCTTAAGAGGGTTGTTATGGAAGAGTGAGACTTACCCTCGAATCAGTCTCTGGCTTGCTGTCTCCCCAGGCAAACTCTCCCCTCtacatgtgctcctgccatgaaaTCATCTACCCTGTGACACAACCAAGGGGACCTCACCAAGGCTGAGTGAAAGCTTGTGCTAcaccctcttttatttttgtttgtgtgtgtttgttggtACTGGAaattcaacccagggatgctcaaccactgaatcacatcccctgcccttcttattttttattttgaaacaggatcttgctaaattgcttagaacctcactacattgttgaggctggcctggaacttgcaatccttctgccttagcctccccagatgctgggataacaggcttaggccacttttttttttttataaaggccccagcctcaggtatttcattacagtaagaGAAAGTGACTAAAACAAGGATTATTTCTTTGTTATgagaaacaacaaaaagcaagGAAAGAGATTCTCCACTAGAGACTCCAGAAGGAACACAACCCTGATAACACATTGCGTTTGGGTTTAATCCAGCAAGACCTGTGTGAGACTTTGGAACTACAGAACATAATGAATTTGCATTGTTTGAAGCCAGTaaatttgtggtcatttgttacagtgacaatagaaaactaacatacctcacttttgaaaaatcagatttattatttgtttcttttcctaaCCATAAAAGACATGATCAGATTTGGAAtgaaaaagagtagaaaaatgaaatagaaaaataatacacGATATAAGTTATTGGTGTATGTCTTTTTAGTATTATTTCTGTGTATAgctacatatgtatatgtgttacTAAGTTAGAGCACACTGCATTGTGTTGCAGTTTGCCTTTTCATTTAGTAATGGCTCATGAACATTTTCCTATGACTAAAACGTTCTAACGATGTTTCAGTCACATGTGGCTTTTAGAACTTGAAATGTACTTACTATAAACTGATATGTGCCATAAGTGAAAAATACACCCCAGATTTCAAAGacagtatgaaaaaaatataaaatatctgggAATTTTTTATACTGGTTACATGTTAAAACAATAATACTTTGGTTTGTgtctgagatgtagctcagtggtagagtgcttgactagcatgagGAAAGCCCTGGATTGGATcctcaccacaaaaaagaaaaaagaaaagagaaaaagaaataataatattatagcTTTATTGGGTTAAATGTATCAACATTAATTTCACTTGTGTCCTCTCGCTTTTTAATGTGGCTGCTAGAGAATTTTACATTACCCATATGGCTAGATTTATGTTTATATTACACAACACTGTTCTAAtatgtaaggattttttttttcttgtggtacggAGGGTCCaaaccaggagtgctttaccactgagttacatctccagtccctttttattttttaattttgagacagggtctcactaagtttctgaggctggcctctaacttgcgatcctcctgccttggcctcctgatttgctggaaTTAGCAGGGCACAGTGATGCACTACTAACATGTAAGATCTTAAATGCAAATTTTTGATAGTGAAGAATTTCTTTGGAACTTTCACCCTGTCTCTTATTTAGGGTGATAACTACCTTTGAGAAAACAGTTACATTTCCTCTGCACTGTCCCCAGCGTTTGTCTAAAGTTGCAGTGAACTCCATTAAGATGTGGGACCATGTTGTAGCTGATGAGTTTTTCAACACTAGACCAGTGCCCTCCTTAAACTGCACTATGATCTTCCTTGCCTCCCCAGGTCCATGCCAGACAGCATCAGTGACAGGAGAAGGATCTCTCCGGCATAACTACATTTCTGGGGGACACACAGAGCCAGCATATATCATGTTACCTGAAACAATACTGAATGTTGTTGGTCCCCGGGCAGGAGATCATTTGCAGATGATCACTTACTGCATTTGCTTTATCAATAAGAAAGTCACTAAGATCCACAGTATTGTTTTACCAGCTTCTAAAAATTCCCTTGGATCCTCATCTACATGTTGGATACagtcaggtttttaaaaagtattccagTCCCAAGCTTTGTGATGGTCCATATCCTCAGCTGGGTCCTTAGACCCAACTCAGGGAAATATTGAATATGACTTTCAGGGTGAGGCAGCTTTTCCCGTTGAAACTTGCTGACAATTTCTTACTTATTGATCAGTGGGCATGCAGAGTAGGGTGCATAGTATGTAAGTGACCACATCTCTGAAATCTTAGATTTTCTTGGTGATAGTGAGtgataaatagaaaatttcttcCCTCATCTCTTAATTCTATGCTCTAACGTCCAGCTCAGcaatcttttattatttgttaaatttgaaagtagaaataaattacaaataagaGAGTTAATAGATGAATCTTTGAAATTTGTCAAATGCTTATTATAACCGCTGCCATTTTACCTTACAGAAATTTGTTGTTGCTACTGCTGTTACTTTTTAACTTCTGAGCAcctcacattttcttaatccacaAAATTATTTATTGCTCCTGCCTCTGATATCAGAAATACACAGTGTGGTTGGAAGGATTGAAAGCTTTCCACTCCTTAGGGTTTATTACAGCTTATTCTGTGCAGTCAGCTTCATTTCTTTGGGCTCCTGGCACTGTAGTCTGTACACACCACACAGTGACGGGCTGCGGCACAGATAATGCCAGGTCTTCTCAGAAGTACCTCAAGAGCAGGGCAGTAATGAATGAGCCAGAGCAGTTGCTTCCCCAATACCTATACTCCCCAAGGGTATCTTCCCAACATGTTTCAAGGTAACAGGTTGACCTGGTGATTGTCAAGGCCAGCATGCAAATGGACAAAGGAAGCAAGACTGTAGTCCTGTCTCCTTACCAGTTAGGGGATTCTTGTCTTCCACAGTTGGATGTCTCTGGTTGAGGATCACCTTGAAGGGAACTGATTTCTGCTATTGTGAACATTTAACTGAAATCTCCCTGTATCTTTCATCTAGTCATCCCAGTTTATTTCCTGGGGCCATGCGGAACGAGCCCAATCCTTCCACTGAGCCGTTTTTTACTATAGTGTGGAGTGTGGACTCAGGTCAGAGTGCCAAAGTCTTTCTCAGTCTTCCTATGTCAAAAGATAATTCTTCACACAAACTTTCTTTAcccttctttactttttttttcctttgctcttatCTCCATTggatacatttttgtttattgtttgttttgcctGCTGGAATAGAAGCTTCCTGAGTGTAGGCTCTTGATgtcattccccccaccccaagaGTACCTGGCACATTATAGGTGCTGGAGACTCTCTGGCCTCACACTCTCGAGGATGCACAGAACCTCTGCTCTATCCCATTACAAACTCCCTTCCCTTCAGAGGAGATCCTTTTTCCCCATTCCTTTCAACAGAAGTTTCATTAACCTGACTAGGGGTTTGTGCTCATCCCCAACAAATCCTGCTGTGACCAAGGCCATGGGAGACCTTGTTTGACCATTCTTGGGTCATCTGCCCAACTGGAATATGATTTGGCCCTTGGGGAACCACATGGCTGGAAGGGTTGATTCCTGGAAAGACAAGCAGgctagaagaaggaaagaaagaaagcagggtaGGCTAAAAATCAGAGTGTGGAATGCAAATTCAGAGCATCTATTTACCAAGCACTATACATACATTATGCCATTTAATTTCCACCATAGCCAACAAAGTGGAGACTGTTTTAGAGGAGAAAGCAGACTTCTTTGAGGAGTTAAGATATTTGCTAGCTAGAAGGTGGAGATCAGGGACTTAAAGGCAAGTCATGAACAGAATTCACAGATACCATCTCCCTCTGCTCACCCCCTCCAGCAATCAAGTTCTTTTGAAGTGTTGACTTCAGTCACTTACTATGGATTTATTGTGATTGGTCCTGGACTTCCCTACTCAACCAGTGCCCCTAACCAGCCTCTCTACTCCATCCAGGCTAGGCTCTGTGCCTTGAGTTTTGTCTTGGCCACATTCTTCCAAATAATATTGTCTTTCCTACTTCTCCACTTTTCCAGACCTCTCCATTAGACTGAGACTGTTTTGCTTCTGTCTTCCATATCTTCTCTGAAGTTTTTGCTGATGGTTTCAACACACAGAAAAATCCTAGTGAATGCTCAAATGCATTGCTCATTCTCTGGTCAGTGGGGATGGAAAGGGAGTGAGAACAAGTGAACTCCTGGACAGATATCATGTCATAGGGAGAAGTTCCAAGAAGTTCTCGGAAAGGGGGTTAACTTGATGCAGGGCAACTGGGGTCCTTGGGGTacatgaaggaaaagaatttcagtacATGCCAATCAGAGGCATggacagatttatttaggaaagcagatacacattcaagggaaaaTGCTGGCTCTCtcaaaagagaaacacattttGGGGGTTCCCAGCTCTTCCTTTAAAGGAGTGTGGGAGAAGGTATGTGGGAATTACAAGGTCCTGGTGACTCTTATGGTCCTTTAGGCTTGGGGGTCTCCATTATGTGATCAATAGATAATGCTGGGAAGACTTCCAAATAAtagatttgttaaaatattatatcTCTCTTTACTTAATCTATTAACTGGTGGACTAATTAACAGCATCCAAGGTAATTTTCATAAGTGAATAATTTTATGGTAAGATTTATAGACTTCTCAAAAATTTGGTAGTAACAGGACAGGGAGAAGAAATTAAGGAGTGACAAAACTGAAAAAGTAAGTAGaactttaaattaatattatattttcttgtcCTCCCTTTTGTCTTCTCCtcctatttttttctgtcctACCTCAGGTAGGCCCTCAGGGTCCTGAACAATGTTGCTGAGGCCCATACCTATTCTGACTCTTAATGAGTATCTTTCTGCATATAACGGGAAGTTTTCACTCCTTTTAACTTTCAGAGTGTCTGTTGAGGACAAAGACTCTGTAACAATGCACCTCCTTGCACCTGTCCTCCTGTAAAGCAGAGCTGAGCATTAATAGGTATATAACCAAAATATGTTGAATCAGTATCATGTGactttactggggattgaactcaggggcactcaatcactgagccctattttgtattttattcagagacagagtctcatggagttgcttagcaAACTgatgttactgaggctggctctgaacttacaatcctcctgcctcagccttccaagctgctgggattacaggtgtgtgccaccacacctggcaatgtCATGTGATTTTTAAGTGTCAGTGTATCTTCCACAGTGCTTGCTCAGTTGACTTAAATCATGCTTTTCAAATAGAGGTCATTTCAATAATAACAAGTCAGCACAAATACCTTCCTCTTCTACACCACTTTCTAGGAGCTTCTAGTTGCCTGCCTTAAAAACGCTCGTCTTTTATTAACAATCCAACACAAATACCCCTTTCATTAAAACTTGCTCAGCTTTGACAACCTTCCAAAATTGCTTCTGTGGTAGATGGCCACATGTCTGTGTTCCTTCTCACTGCAGGGGATTGGTATTAATCTGTTTATGTCTGTCTCATCTGTTAGACTGTGAGTTCCTGGAAGTCGTCTCTTTACCCAAACCAAGCGATTATTCACGTAAAGGTAGTCATAAAGTGTTGGTTTGCACATGCTTTAAGCAATTGTTTGGCCTGGGTTAATCTATACTCCATTTGcagggtacatttttttttcacatattaaatATCTTTGAATTCCTTAATAAGTTTATAACAACTCTATATGAGTAAGATTACCATTTCTAATTTACCAAGCAAACTGTCTCAGGAGGTCAATAGTTTCAAGGTTGCACAGTGTAGAATCTGAACCCATCTATGATTCCGCAGTGAACGGCTGGAGGCGCACTAAAGGTCTTTTGGACCCTTTGGGTTCCCGTCGCTGCAGCCGCTCCGGGCACTCTCCTTCTGCGCCTGCGCGCTGCGGGACACCGTCCATTTCTCCATCTACCGGGAAGGACGTTGGTGTGGAGGTGAGTTGGGGTACTCTTTGAGGCCTGCGTTCGGGTTCAAAGACTGCCGCTTCCCGCTCTCTGTCGGCCTGGGAGTTGAGTCGTGAACTCCAAGCCTTAGCCGCGGTGGAGCCCCGGACTTCTGTCCCACGTCGCCCTCCGCACGTCCCCGCGGTGGCCTTAGGCGGGCGGCGGGCTGCCGGGGTGGGTGCAGGCGGCTCCCCCGAAGCGCTGGGACTGGCAGGCAGGGACTCCTCAAGAAGCCAGCGGGCTTCGGAGCCGGTCGGCGGGGCCCGGGTCCCGCTACGTTTCCCCCCGTCAGTGTGACCTTGGTTAGGTCATTTGGCCTATCGGGCCCCGGCGTCTCCCTGGTGAACAGGGGATGGGGGGTTCTTCCCCAGGCGGCTGCAAGGTTTGAGGTCGACGCAGGTGTTTGCCGGGTAGCCTGGTTTGAGATTAGAGTTGGGCGACTGAGGAAGGTCACTGGACTGTCACGGAGGGAAGGATGAGCCGCATTAGCCGCTGGGGCCCAGGCGCCTGGCGGCCCTCAGACCCCAGGAGCCTGGGCGCCGTGGGGAGCGCGGGCCGCCGGGGCCGCGGTCCCGCCTGCGTTGTAGTCGCTCCCGGTGTGTTACCCACCTCCCTGTCTCATGGAGTTGTCGCGAAAAAAAGTTGTGAGGGCAAATGCTGTAAGTATATTTGCACGTGTAATTACCACGAGAGCTACTGCAAGTCTTTGTGGTTGCGAgagatttttagttgtagactTTGATCAGCGGTTTCTGGGTGTGCCGTAATCACCGCGTTTATTTGGGGTATGGAACTGTTCAGCAGGCTGACACCAGACTTCTTGGGCTTTGAGGGAGGAGTCGGCCCATGGTTGACCTTTGCGTGAGTACTAGAGTAGCATGCGTGAGAGTTCTTCGGGTGTCCTACTCCGTTCTAAAggttttccccctttattttacCTGTGAAGGACAGGCGCTGCCATGGCTTCCGGCGCTTTGACTAAACCTCAGATGCGGGGGCTTCTGGCCAAGCGTCTGCGGTTTCACATCGTAGGGGCATTCACGGTTGCCCTGGGGGTTGCAGCTCTCTATAAGGTACgtatgtttgttttttgctttgtgtttaaAGTCTTAAACTgtgtttttagtttaaaattttaagagtcttttattta
This genomic interval carries:
- the LOC124984069 gene encoding cytochrome c oxidase subunit 6C, translated to MASGALTKPQMRGLLAKRLRFHIVGAFTVALGVAALYKFGVAEPRKKAYADFYRNYDSMKDFEEMRRAGIFQSAK